A genomic segment from Arcobacter acticola encodes:
- a CDS encoding EAL domain-containing protein encodes MQKNIISRTIKNISIILLMFVAVLFLLFWSIFFDFKENAFINAKTNYELNIDKYTNKFKDPTLLFDKTLLNEYRKDALSTSFISNIKIKYNKILLSKESLIYQTNNFSHSSWNLADVTTDAKFGEIQKIEGTSFFEFIPSASFNPNEKLIIKYQLFRNNEIINFLVSLDLNLLNNEDIVNKEEDLFSIYKYFYNIKLDESITKELKIADINYASVEYTINDYYLKKEIYEYFNKLLFLAFLLFIPITIIVVFYSKYIEKKYVIEPIQYLDKIVTNIIEHKFMNINDKIINQNSEYKNLVTNISKLSNKIASMANELNINKESMERNLLTDSLTGLYDKKMFDIDMKSMFVSSAEGYIFLLKIAKLGQIENVNGSVKTDDFILSYVNVINNIIFQHKDNKITFYRIHGPEFIILVKGLEYNDADTFSNSIINGLNEEIYKNYKLPENIFHIGGTKIDKYGTIDSILDSVNSAYLDAVSSGVNSYKIVEENLIHNEIEKTEEKVKYIINNNFFNISFAYDSYSFDDELLLRELKPILRDENGNEIAIGSFMSISEKLHLNTTFDKQVIVKALEYIRKNKINYKIAINLSIKTIIDKEFMKFLYDLVHEDKNVVNNILFSITSYTASANKGDFVKFVKQASELKFEILLKRFKTKEYSLDDLSEAKINYIKIDKDLTQNIHNDLVKKHRIKNIVVYAEVNDIKLIVENVESDQDYKFLSKLDLYAVNR; translated from the coding sequence ATGCAAAAAAATATAATAAGTAGAACAATAAAAAATATAAGCATCATTCTATTGATGTTTGTAGCTGTTTTATTTTTATTATTTTGGTCTATTTTCTTTGATTTTAAAGAAAATGCTTTTATTAATGCTAAAACAAATTATGAGTTAAACATAGATAAATATACAAATAAATTCAAAGATCCTACTCTATTATTTGATAAAACATTATTAAATGAATATAGAAAAGATGCTTTGAGTACTTCTTTTATAAGTAATATAAAAATCAAATATAATAAAATATTACTTAGTAAAGAAAGTTTGATTTATCAAACAAATAATTTCTCTCACTCTTCTTGGAATTTAGCTGACGTAACTACTGATGCAAAATTTGGGGAAATACAAAAAATAGAAGGTACATCTTTTTTTGAATTTATTCCATCTGCTAGTTTCAATCCAAATGAAAAATTAATAATTAAATATCAATTATTTAGAAATAATGAGATTATAAATTTCTTAGTTTCACTTGATTTAAATTTACTAAATAATGAAGATATAGTAAATAAAGAGGAAGATCTTTTCAGTATATATAAATATTTTTATAATATAAAATTAGATGAATCTATCACAAAAGAGTTAAAAATAGCAGATATTAATTATGCTAGTGTTGAATATACTATTAATGATTATTATTTAAAAAAAGAAATTTACGAATACTTTAATAAACTTTTATTTTTAGCATTTCTTTTATTTATTCCAATTACGATAATTGTTGTTTTTTATAGTAAATATATAGAAAAAAAATATGTAATAGAACCAATTCAATATCTTGATAAGATTGTCACAAATATTATTGAACATAAATTTATGAATATAAATGACAAAATTATAAATCAAAATAGTGAATATAAAAATCTAGTAACAAATATATCAAAGTTATCAAATAAAATAGCTTCTATGGCAAATGAATTAAATATTAATAAAGAGTCTATGGAGCGAAATTTATTAACAGATAGTTTAACAGGTTTATATGATAAAAAAATGTTTGATATTGATATGAAAAGTATGTTTGTATCTTCAGCTGAAGGTTATATCTTTTTATTAAAAATTGCAAAATTAGGCCAAATAGAAAATGTAAATGGTAGTGTAAAAACAGATGATTTTATTTTGTCTTATGTCAATGTTATAAATAATATCATTTTTCAACATAAGGATAATAAAATTACTTTTTATAGAATTCATGGTCCAGAATTTATTATCTTAGTAAAAGGTTTAGAATACAACGATGCAGATACTTTTTCTAATAGTATTATTAATGGATTAAATGAAGAAATATATAAAAACTATAAATTACCTGAAAATATTTTTCATATAGGTGGAACAAAAATTGATAAGTACGGAACAATTGATTCAATTTTAGATTCAGTAAATAGTGCTTATTTAGATGCAGTTTCAAGTGGTGTAAATTCTTATAAAATTGTTGAAGAAAATCTTATTCATAATGAAATAGAAAAAACAGAAGAAAAAGTAAAATATATTATAAATAATAACTTCTTTAATATATCATTTGCCTATGATTCTTATTCTTTTGATGATGAGTTATTATTAAGAGAATTAAAACCAATATTAAGAGATGAAAATGGTAATGAGATAGCAATTGGATCATTTATGTCAATTAGTGAAAAATTACATTTAAATACTACTTTTGATAAGCAAGTTATTGTCAAAGCTCTAGAGTATATTAGAAAAAATAAAATAAACTATAAAATAGCTATTAATCTATCAATTAAAACTATTATAGATAAAGAGTTTATGAAGTTTTTATATGATTTAGTACATGAAGATAAAAATGTAGTAAATAATATTTTATTTAGTATAACATCTTATACAGCATCTGCTAATAAGGGTGATTTTGTTAAATTCGTTAAACAAGCAAGTGAATTAAAATTTGAAATATTACTTAAAAGATTTAAAACTAAAGAGTACTCTTTAGATGATTTATCAGAAGCAAAAATCAATTACATAAAAATAGATAAAGACTTAACTCAAAATATTCATAATGATTTAGTAAAAAAACATAGAATAAAAAATATTGTAGTTTATGCAGAAGTAAATGATATAAAACTAATAGTTGAAAATGTTGAATCAGATCAAGATTATAAATTTTTAAGTAAATTAGATTTGTATGCAGTTAATAGATAA
- a CDS encoding TolC family protein: MTNYKKVSLMDVVLETVSNSALLKASREQVIQSEIKLKDAIAGYYPTFGFESETGRTQSGSNANDKFFKYYNDRNYKFILSQNIYSGGETSNNVKSLEKELNVAKNKYHLVLQEQITKAIKAYFDVVFAYRTVLASENNMKNLNRILEIVTIKYDNGAATIGDLTAIKANVSNAQTALTKVRSKLVESVRYYEYIVGNNYVETLPYEKNFNINVSTFDLLYERGLKRNRTILNYYESIESEKFNLKSKESSFSPKLDFEVSLDNIMDAEDAESREQNFNGLLKLTFNLYNGGRDKNKILSSFSTIRELNFQLDEEKKKLKWNISKLFTSIKSTNESLKSNISEVISLRKMVEAYWDEFNLGQQDLQSLLQGHKQLNAAEIELIKYESGNITDFFTLLGYTGDLLVFFDMDPEHPKFIDFSKSNYTQNIYIDDKFLTEKERLEREDERRKDEELRNSLAGKALKDENINNFIKTFLSADDNFYTIEMATFNNQEDATAFIKSNNLDKNSFAYSTVNNFVLNSKIVHGIYENPDIAKIEMNKLAKANNKKSLTLVKVKDAKQAYNDYIVGLTVKAPPAEIKIVEKINTIEKIKQEKKIEEFQFNEESKLEFINANPESFTINITSFNDKKELEKILIEKPSLYEKSYKFDYFNGTQLIRWNYGVYKTYDEAQRDIQLLGDSGVLYYPTVQKVSKEQGLYNSNILPDKKEPEKKPEFEYIEESSKTEYKKAVPLKDYVQEKPVEIQKQVIAEKPIEVEKPVMAEKTVEIEKSVVKEKSIEDFIKKLDEEKAQEKLANPIERLVEDKIEEKTIPIKKLETKVNEAKEVNPIGEEEMPNKFIDDEVRIIPRKPEFGLDDVKVPTSEVQ; the protein is encoded by the coding sequence ATGACTAATTACAAAAAAGTGTCATTGATGGATGTTGTTTTAGAAACAGTATCTAATAGTGCTTTATTAAAAGCATCAAGAGAACAAGTAATTCAAAGTGAAATTAAACTAAAGGATGCAATAGCAGGGTATTATCCAACTTTTGGTTTTGAATCAGAAACAGGACGAACACAATCTGGAAGTAATGCAAATGATAAATTCTTTAAATACTACAACGATAGAAATTATAAATTTATTCTAAGCCAAAATATTTATTCAGGTGGAGAAACTTCTAACAATGTTAAAAGTTTAGAAAAAGAGTTAAATGTAGCTAAAAATAAATATCATCTTGTTTTGCAAGAACAAATAACAAAAGCAATAAAAGCATATTTTGATGTTGTTTTTGCATATAGAACTGTACTTGCAAGTGAAAACAATATGAAAAATCTAAATAGAATTTTAGAAATTGTTACAATCAAATATGATAATGGTGCAGCTACTATTGGAGATTTAACAGCAATAAAAGCAAATGTATCAAATGCACAAACTGCACTTACAAAAGTAAGATCTAAACTTGTTGAGTCTGTTAGATATTATGAATATATAGTGGGAAATAACTATGTAGAAACTCTTCCTTATGAGAAAAATTTTAATATTAATGTTTCAACATTTGATTTATTATATGAAAGAGGACTAAAAAGAAATAGAACAATTTTAAATTATTATGAATCAATAGAATCAGAAAAATTTAATTTAAAATCTAAAGAATCATCATTTTCTCCTAAGTTAGATTTTGAAGTTTCACTTGATAATATAATGGATGCAGAAGATGCAGAAAGTAGAGAACAAAACTTCAATGGTCTTCTTAAACTTACATTCAATTTATACAATGGTGGAAGAGATAAAAATAAGATTTTAAGCTCTTTTAGTACTATTAGAGAATTAAATTTTCAATTGGATGAAGAGAAGAAAAAATTAAAATGGAATATTTCTAAATTATTTACTTCTATAAAATCAACAAATGAATCACTAAAAAGTAATATTTCAGAAGTTATATCATTAAGAAAAATGGTCGAAGCATATTGGGATGAATTTAATTTAGGTCAACAAGATTTACAATCTTTACTTCAAGGACATAAACAATTAAATGCAGCAGAAATTGAGCTAATAAAATATGAAAGTGGTAATATTACAGATTTCTTTACATTATTAGGTTATACGGGGGATTTATTAGTATTTTTTGATATGGATCCTGAACATCCTAAATTTATTGATTTCTCAAAAAGTAATTACACACAAAATATTTATATAGATGATAAATTTTTAACTGAAAAAGAAAGATTAGAAAGAGAAGATGAGAGAAGAAAAGATGAAGAATTAAGAAATTCATTAGCTGGAAAAGCATTAAAAGATGAAAATATTAATAACTTTATAAAAACTTTCCTTTCAGCTGATGATAACTTCTACACTATTGAAATGGCAACATTTAATAATCAAGAAGACGCAACTGCTTTTATAAAAAGTAATAATTTAGATAAAAACTCATTTGCATATAGCACTGTAAATAATTTTGTACTTAATTCTAAAATTGTACATGGAATTTACGAAAATCCAGATATTGCTAAGATTGAAATGAATAAATTAGCAAAAGCTAATAATAAAAAATCATTAACGCTTGTAAAAGTAAAAGATGCGAAACAAGCATATAATGATTATATTGTAGGATTAACAGTTAAGGCTCCACCTGCAGAAATTAAAATTGTAGAGAAAATAAATACAATTGAGAAAATTAAACAAGAGAAAAAAATAGAAGAATTCCAATTTAATGAAGAAAGTAAATTAGAATTTATAAATGCTAATCCAGAAAGTTTTACTATTAATATAACATCATTTAATGATAAAAAAGAATTAGAAAAAATATTAATAGAAAAACCTAGTTTATATGAGAAGTCTTATAAATTTGATTATTTCAATGGAACTCAATTAATTAGATGGAATTATGGAGTATATAAAACATATGATGAGGCTCAAAGAGATATTCAATTATTAGGGGATAGTGGAGTTTTATATTATCCGACTGTACAAAAAGTTTCAAAAGAGCAAGGATTATATAATTCAAATATTTTACCTGATAAAAAAGAGCCAGAGAAAAAACCAGAATTTGAATATATAGAAGAGAGTTCTAAAACTGAATATAAAAAGGCAGTTCCTTTAAAAGATTATGTTCAAGAAAAACCTGTAGAAATCCAAAAACAAGTTATAGCTGAAAAACCTATAGAAGTTGAAAAGCCAGTTATGGCTGAGAAAACTGTAGAAATTGAAAAATCAGTTGTTAAAGAAAAATCAATAGAGGATTTTATAAAAAAATTAGATGAAGAAAAAGCTCAAGAAAAACTAGCTAATCCAATTGAAAGATTAGTTGAAGATAAAATAGAAGAAAAAACAATTCCAATTAAAAAACTAGAAACAAAAGTGAATGAAGCAAAAGAGGTAAATCCAATAGGTGAAGAAGAAATGCCAAATAAATTTATTGATGATGAAGTAAGAATTATTCCAAGAAAACCAGAATTTGGTTTGGATGATGTAAAAGTTCCTACTTCTGAGGTTCAATAA
- a CDS encoding transporter substrate-binding domain-containing protein — translation MSNSWAPFTFKSNAGEAQGISSEYWELILEKLNAKNKNVFFDNFSDQLEGIKNKENDLIFSVGETPQRKEYALFSKEYVRFPISIVTKKDENFIESFSSIIGKKIAIGNNFTAHNILKNNYPNLEFILVDSVKKGLDLVSKNKAYAYIDIKPVLFYNIAKYEYTDLKISGNTGADFSLKFMIRDDYPILESILNKAISSISLNELNTIITKWNNIQFQTTFNYDLFWKIAFIILLILLAFVHRTRTLKKLNSKLKITIEEKTQKLNEINKNLESLVEQKSQELLQKENILNHQSKMAAMGEMIENIAHQWRQPLSVISTVATGAKLKKELGLLKDDDFYETMNIINNSSQHLSNTIDDFRNFFNNDKEVVLFNIDIPIEKVLYLISTKLKNRNITVIKNCKEIFVTGLENEFIQVILNIINNAMDAFENKKNNHKFIFIDAYKEKNNVLIKIKDNAGGIEKNIIDRVFEPYFTTKHKSQGTGIGLYMSLEIIKKHMNGNLTVCNKNYTYKNIEYSGAEFIIEIPCEK, via the coding sequence ATTTCAAATTCATGGGCACCTTTTACTTTTAAATCAAATGCAGGAGAAGCTCAAGGTATTTCTTCTGAATATTGGGAATTGATTTTAGAAAAATTAAATGCAAAAAATAAAAATGTCTTTTTTGATAATTTCTCAGATCAACTTGAAGGAATCAAAAATAAAGAAAATGATTTAATCTTTAGCGTAGGAGAAACTCCTCAAAGAAAAGAGTATGCACTCTTTTCAAAAGAGTATGTGAGATTTCCAATATCAATTGTCACAAAAAAAGATGAAAATTTTATAGAAAGTTTTTCTTCTATAATTGGTAAAAAAATAGCAATTGGGAATAATTTTACTGCTCATAATATTCTAAAAAACAACTATCCAAATTTAGAATTTATTTTAGTTGATAGTGTTAAAAAAGGATTAGACTTAGTCTCAAAAAATAAAGCTTATGCATATATTGATATTAAACCTGTACTTTTTTATAATATTGCAAAATATGAATATACAGATCTTAAAATATCAGGAAATACAGGAGCAGACTTTAGCTTGAAGTTTATGATAAGAGATGATTACCCTATATTAGAATCTATTTTAAATAAAGCAATATCATCTATTTCTTTAAATGAATTAAATACAATAATAACAAAATGGAATAATATTCAATTTCAGACTACTTTTAATTACGACTTGTTCTGGAAAATTGCTTTTATAATTTTACTAATATTGCTAGCTTTTGTTCATCGAACAAGAACACTTAAAAAACTAAATAGCAAACTAAAAATTACAATTGAAGAAAAAACTCAAAAACTAAATGAAATAAATAAAAATCTAGAATCATTAGTAGAACAAAAAAGTCAAGAATTACTTCAAAAAGAAAATATCCTAAATCATCAATCAAAAATGGCAGCAATGGGAGAGATGATTGAAAACATAGCTCATCAATGGAGACAACCATTATCTGTAATATCAACCGTTGCCACAGGAGCAAAATTAAAAAAAGAGTTGGGATTATTAAAGGATGATGACTTTTATGAAACTATGAATATTATAAATAATTCATCACAACACTTATCTAATACCATTGATGATTTTAGGAATTTCTTTAATAATGATAAAGAAGTTGTTTTATTTAATATAGATATTCCAATAGAAAAAGTTTTATATTTAATTAGTACAAAACTAAAAAATAGAAATATAACTGTTATTAAAAATTGTAAAGAAATTTTTGTAACAGGACTTGAAAATGAGTTTATTCAAGTTATTTTAAATATTATAAATAATGCCATGGATGCATTTGAAAATAAAAAGAACAATCACAAGTTTATATTTATTGATGCTTATAAAGAAAAAAATAATGTACTTATAAAAATTAAAGATAATGCAGGTGGGATAGAAAAAAATATCATTGATAGAGTTTTTGAACCATACTTCACAACAAAACATAAAAGCCAAGGAACAGGTATAGGGCTATATATGTCACTTGAAATTATAAAAAAACATATGAATGGAAATTTAACAGTATGCAATAAAAACTACACATATAAAAATATAGAATACTCAGGTGCAGAATTTATCATTGAAATTCCATGTGAGAAATAA